One stretch of Nicotiana tabacum cultivar K326 chromosome 18, ASM71507v2, whole genome shotgun sequence DNA includes these proteins:
- the LOC107812974 gene encoding putative sodium/metabolite cotransporter BASS4, chloroplastic encodes MWADTSYMLSCTNSTPMAMAGTLQILLLNPQNGRRPHLPTTQTHFPFSRISSNRNINRSQLLIRATSQHSNQGSGSGDQLPRATAKSNSNWVKPIWSFVSNNFLPLALIGGVTLGLVNPTLGCLADRYYLSKFSTFGIFIISGLTLRSDEVGAAVEAWPVGIFGLVSILFFTPLFSKIIMLLKLQPQEFVTGLAIFSCMPTTLSSGVALTRLAGGNSALALAMTLISNLLGILIIPFSISKLIATGVGVSVPAERLFRSLVFTLLVPLLVGKALRECFKGVAEFSDRNRKLLAMLSSLLLSLAPFIQVSRSRSLLLLVKPEVFLLAVVLGVLLHLILFAFNALAITLLSTTSTSFSKKENISALLLVASQKTLPVMVAVVEQLGNALGESGLLVLPCVAAHLNQIILDSLLVNFWLQKDRASGNLKTA; translated from the exons ATGTGGGCGGATACTAGTTACATGTTGAGTTGCACTAATTCCACCCCAATGGCGATGGCGGGAACACTCCAAATCCTACTCCTCAATCCTCAAAATGGGCGGCGTCCTCATCTTCCGACGACCCAAACCCACTTCCCTTTTTCCAGAATTAGCAGCAACAGAAACATCAACAGGTCACAGCTTCTCATTAGAGCCACTTCACAACACTCAAATCAG GGAAGTGGTAGTGGAGACCAACTTCCACGGGCTACTGCGAAATCAAACTCAAATTGGGTAAAaccaatttggagttttgtatcaAACAACTTTTTGCCTTTAGCTTTAATTGGTGGAGTAACATTAGGGCTTGTTAATCCCACACTTGGTTGTCTTGCTGATAGATATTATCTGTCCAAATTTAGCACTTTTGGGATATTTATAATCTCAGGGCTCACATTGCGTAGTGATGAAGTAGGTGCTGCTGTTGAAGCTTGGCCTGTTGGTATTTTTGGTCTCGTTTCCATTTTGTTCTTCACTCCTTTATTTTCCAAGATTATTATGCTGCTAAAGCTTCAACCTCAAGAATTCGTCACAGGGTTGGCTATATTTAGTTGTATGCCCACAACACTATCTAGTGGAGTGGCACTAACTCGGTTAGCAGGAGGAAACTCTGCTCTCGCTCTGGCGATGACTTTAATATCAAACCTTTTAGGAATTCTGATTATACCTTTTTCAATCTCTAAGCTCATAGCTACTGGGGTTGGTGTGTCTGTCCCGGCTGAGCGGTTGTTTAGAAGCCTTGTTTTCACTCTTTTAGTTCCTCTTCTCGTAGGGAAGGCTTTACGAGAATGTTTCAAAGGTGTGGCTGAGTTTTCTGATCGAAATCGTAAGCTTTTGGCAATGTTGAGTTCTCTCCTCCTAAGTTTAGCCCCGTTTATACAAGTGAGCAGATCGAGGTCACTGCTTTTATTGGTTAAGCCAGAAGTTTTTCTTCTGGCTGTTGTGTTAGGAGTGCTTCTGCATCTCATCCTCTTTGCTTTTAATGCTCTGGCAATAACATTACTTTCCACTACTTCAACATCTTtttcaaagaaggaaaatattagtGCTCTTTTACTTGTTGCAAGCCAGAAAACTTTGCCTGTAATGGTAGCAGTAGTGGAACAGCTCGGAAATGCTCTTGGTGAATCTGGTTTGCTGGTTCTTCCCTGCGTAGCCGCACATTTGAACCAGATCATCTTGGACTCTTTGTTGGTGAACTTTTGGCTTCAAAAAGATCGTGCTTCGGGTAATCTGAAGACTGCTTAA
- the LOC107812976 gene encoding ABC transporter I family member 10 yields the protein MIQSVCIRASALQLPPIYSHSLRNVATADSFAIDAQNLSYSVVSRQGKVLPILKDCSLKIPSGQFWMLLGPNGCGKSTLLKILAGLLSPDDGFLSVERPRSFVYQNPDHQVVMPTVEADVAFGLGKLNLTPAEIRTRVARALDAVGMSEYLKKPVHTLSGGQKQRVATAGALAEACKVLLLDELTTFLDETDQIGVIKAVRNSMDTSKEITALWVTHRLEELEFADGAVYMEDGRIVRQGDATSIRNFIENKLVSYVNQINL from the exons ATGATACAGTCGGTTTGTATCCGAGCTTCAGCTCTGCAATTGCCACCCATTTACTCCCACTCCCTCAG AAATGTCGCAACAGCTGACAGCTTTGCAATTGACGCTCAAAACCTTAGCTATTCAGTTGTCTCCAGACAGGGGAAAGTGCTTCCGATTCTAAAGGATTGCTCACTGAAAATTCCCTCTGGGCAATTCTGGATGCTTCTTGGACCCAATGGCTGTGGAAAATCAACCCTTTTAAAG ATATTAGCAGGTTTATTGAGTCCAGATGATGGGTTCTTGTCTGTGGAGAGGCCAAGGAGCTTTGTGTATCAGAACCCTGATCATCAG GTCGTGATGCCTACGGTGGAAGCTGATGTTGCTTTTGGTCTTGGTAAATTGAACTTAACACCAGCTGAGATTAGGACTAGGGTGGCAAGAGCTTTGGATGCAGTTGGGATGTCTGAGTATTTGAAA AAACCAGTTCACACTCTTAGCGGTGGTCAAAAACAAAGGGTTGCTACTGCTGGTGCTTTGGCTGAAGCTTGCAAAGTTTTGTTACTTGATGAACTGACTACTTTTTTGGATGAAACTGATCAG ATTGGAGTAATAAAAGCAGTGAGAAACTCCATGGATACATCTAAAGAAATTACAGCTTTGTGGGTGACCCATCGTTTGGAAGAACTAGAGTTTGCAGATGGTGCAGTTTACATGGAAGATGGAAGAATTGTCCGGCAGGGTGATGCAACTAGTATAAGGAATTTCATTGAAAACAAACTGGTATCTTATGtaaaccaaataaatttgtaa
- the LOC107812975 gene encoding fasciclin-like arabinogalactan protein 11: MKHHIFSSLSLLLLILQFFTLTQAQTATAPAPSGPTNITKILEKAGQFTTLIRLMKVTQVGDQINTQLNNSNQGMTVFAPTDNAFSNLKSGTINSLSAQQQVQLVQFHVLPNFISMTQFQTVSNPLRTQAGDASPGDFPLNVTTSGNQVNVSTGVDDATVANTIYTDGQLAVYQVDKVLQPLSIFAAPAPAMAPAPASLKSKRKSPAALSPSSGNDDSPVDDSGAESIAMHAMAVLVIGVSLFVFWL; this comes from the exons ATGAAACACCATATTTTTTCATCTCTTTCGCTCCTTTTACTTATCCTCCAATTTTTCACCTTAACCCAAGCTCAAACTGCTACAGCCCCAGCTCCCTCTGGACCAACCAATATAACAAAAATACTAGAAAAAGCTGGCCAATTCACCACTTTAATCCGACTAATGAAAGTCACACAAGTTGGTGATCAAATTAATACACAACTCAACAATTCTAATCAAGGAATGACTGTTTTCGCACCAACTGATAATGCATTTTCTAACCTTAAATCTGGCACTATAAATTCTTTAAGTGCTCAACAGCAAGTTCAGCTAGTGCAGTTTCATGTTCTTccaaattttatttctatgactCAGTTTCAAACTGTGAGTAATCCGTTAAGAACACAAGCCGGAGATGCTAGTCCGGGAGATTTTCCGTTAAATGTGACGACTTCCGGCAACCAAGTGAATGTATCCACCGGTGTTGATGATGCTACTGTGGCTAACACAATTTACACTGATGGTCAGCTTGCAGTTTATCAG GTTGATAAAGTGCTTCAACCTTTGAGTATATTTGCTGCTCCTGCTCCAGCAATGGCGCCCGCTCCGGCTTCATTGAAGTCAAAGAGGAAGTCTCCGGCAGCCTTAAGCCCTAGCTCCGGCAATGATGACTCGCCGGTAGATGATTCCGGTGCTGAGAGCATTGCCATGCATGCCATGGCtgtgttggttattggagtttcCTTGTTTGTATTTTGGTTGTAA